One Ignavibacterium sp. DNA segment encodes these proteins:
- the rplL gene encoding 50S ribosomal protein L7/L12, translated as MSEKVAQALELIKGMSLLEASELKKALEEEFGVTAAAPVVMAGPAAGGSAAAPVEEQTEFDVILQSAGDKKINVIKVVRVHTGLGLKEAKDLVDGAPKTVKEQVSKDEAEKVKKELEEAGATVTLK; from the coding sequence ATGTCTGAAAAAGTTGCACAAGCACTTGAACTTATAAAAGGTATGTCACTATTGGAAGCTTCTGAATTAAAGAAAGCTCTTGAAGAAGAATTTGGAGTTACCGCTGCTGCACCGGTTGTAATGGCTGGTCCTGCTGCTGGTGGTTCAGCTGCAGCTCCTGTTGAAGAACAAACAGAGTTTGATGTTATTCTTCAATCTGCTGGTGACAAAAAGATCAATGTAATTAAGGTTGTGAGGGTTCATACCGGTTTAGGATTAAAAGAAGCCAAAGATCTTGTTGATGGTGCCCCGAAAACAGTTAAAGAACAAGTATCAAAAGATGAGGCTGAAAAGGTTAAGAAAGAGCTTGAAGAAGCCGGCGCAACCGTTACATTAAAATAA
- the rplJ gene encoding 50S ribosomal protein L10 — translation MNKNEKAEIIAEAKELIQDSTAVFLTDYSNINVADITELRNQFRKDGVKYKVFKNTLFKRALVESGKFEKLAEHLEGMTGFAFASTNPVAPAKIIKKFNDTSQKFALKACYIETQYYDGSKLNQLASLPTKDELIAGIIGSLNSPASGIVGSISAVIRELVSVIDEVSKTKAA, via the coding sequence ATGAATAAGAATGAAAAAGCAGAAATAATTGCTGAAGCGAAAGAACTAATCCAGGATTCGACAGCTGTTTTTCTTACTGATTACTCTAATATTAATGTTGCAGACATTACTGAATTAAGAAATCAGTTTAGAAAAGACGGAGTTAAGTATAAAGTATTTAAGAATACTTTATTTAAACGTGCGCTTGTTGAATCAGGAAAGTTTGAAAAGCTTGCAGAACATCTTGAAGGAATGACAGGGTTTGCCTTTGCTTCTACAAATCCGGTTGCACCTGCAAAGATAATAAAAAAATTTAACGACACTTCACAAAAGTTTGCGTTAAAAGCGTGTTACATTGAAACTCAATACTATGACGGCAGTAAATTAAATCAGTTAGCATCGCTGCCTACAAAGGATGAATTAATTGCTGGTATTATCGGCAGTTTGAATTCTCCTGCATCTGGTATTGTAGGATCTATTTCAGCAGTAATCAGAGAACTCGTCAGTGTTATTGATGAAGTATCAAAGACGAAAGCTGCATAA
- the rplA gene encoding 50S ribosomal protein L1, translating to MQKTKRNKEIIKSVNVEKEYTLAEAISILKDQSKVKFVESLDCAIRLGVDPRHADQMVRGTVSLPHGTGKTVRVLVIAKGAKAQEALDAGADHAGFEDYLEKIKSGWADVDVVIATPDSMAELGKLGKVLGPKGLMPNPKSGTVTMDVAKAVKEVKGGKIEFRVEKAGIVHTSLGKLNFDTDKLVDNTRAFLNTIIKMKPSTAKGQYVRSLFLSSTMGPGLKISKDELSIV from the coding sequence ATGCAAAAAACTAAGAGAAATAAAGAAATTATTAAATCTGTAAACGTAGAAAAAGAGTACACCTTAGCTGAAGCAATTTCAATTTTGAAAGATCAGTCAAAAGTTAAATTTGTGGAATCGCTTGATTGTGCAATAAGATTAGGTGTTGATCCTCGGCATGCTGATCAAATGGTTCGAGGAACAGTATCTTTACCACACGGTACCGGAAAAACAGTAAGAGTGTTGGTTATTGCCAAAGGTGCAAAAGCTCAAGAAGCTTTAGATGCCGGTGCAGATCACGCCGGATTTGAAGATTATCTTGAAAAAATTAAAAGCGGATGGGCTGATGTTGATGTTGTTATCGCAACTCCGGATTCAATGGCTGAGTTAGGAAAACTTGGAAAAGTGTTAGGACCAAAAGGTTTGATGCCTAATCCTAAAAGCGGAACAGTTACAATGGATGTCGCAAAAGCTGTTAAAGAAGTAAAAGGCGGCAAAATTGAGTTCAGAGTTGAAAAAGCCGGTATTGTACATACTTCTTTAGGAAAGTTGAATTTTGACACTGACAAATTAGTTGATAATACAAGAGCTTTTCTTAATACTATTATTAAGATGAAACCTTCAACTGCCAAAGGACAATACGTAAGAAGTTTGTTTTTATCCAGTACTATGGGTCCTGGATTAAAAATTTCTAAAGATGAATTAAGCATTGTTTAA
- the rplK gene encoding 50S ribosomal protein L11, with protein sequence MAKKIDSYIKLQIPAGKANPSPPVGPALGQKGVNIMEFCKQFNARTQDKDGLIIPVIITVYTDKSFTFITKTPPASVLLKRAAKLEKGSPESHRTKVGKVSKTQVKEIAEVKMPDLNAFDIDHAMSMIAGTARSMGISVDE encoded by the coding sequence ATGGCAAAAAAAATAGATTCTTATATAAAATTACAAATTCCTGCAGGAAAAGCTAATCCATCACCGCCAGTTGGACCAGCACTTGGTCAAAAAGGTGTTAATATTATGGAGTTCTGCAAGCAATTTAATGCAAGAACGCAGGATAAAGATGGTCTTATTATTCCAGTTATTATAACAGTTTACACTGACAAATCTTTTACTTTTATTACGAAAACACCTCCTGCCTCAGTTCTTCTAAAAAGAGCTGCGAAACTTGAGAAAGGTTCGCCTGAATCTCATAGAACTAAAGTTGGAAAAGTTTCCAAAACACAAGTTAAGGAAATAGCTGAAGTAAAAATGCCTGATCTTAATGCTTTCGATATCGATCATGCTATGAGTATGATTGCCGGAACAGCAAGAAGTATGGGCATTTCTGTAGATGAATAA
- the nusG gene encoding transcription termination/antitermination protein NusG produces the protein METRWYVVRTFSGHENKVKTLLDNGISENENLKEKIHEVLVPMEKVFEVKDGKKRSKTKNFFPGYILINALLDNQVKDFILSTQSVMGFLGSGNNPNPLQPEEVRRIVGRITQDSSTERMETIFRNGDIVKIIDGPFNNFSGTIEEVNEEKMKIKVMVSIFGRKTPLEIDFVQAELEK, from the coding sequence ATGGAAACTAGATGGTATGTAGTTAGAACTTTTTCCGGTCACGAAAATAAAGTTAAAACTCTTTTGGATAATGGTATCAGTGAGAATGAAAATCTGAAAGAAAAAATACACGAAGTATTAGTGCCGATGGAAAAAGTTTTTGAGGTCAAAGATGGAAAAAAGAGAAGTAAAACAAAAAATTTCTTCCCGGGTTACATTTTAATTAATGCTTTGCTTGATAATCAGGTTAAGGATTTTATTCTATCAACTCAATCTGTAATGGGCTTTCTAGGCTCTGGCAACAATCCAAATCCTTTACAACCCGAAGAAGTAAGACGAATTGTGGGAAGAATAACGCAGGATAGCTCAACTGAGAGAATGGAAACAATTTTTAGAAATGGTGATATAGTTAAGATAATAGATGGTCCATTCAATAATTTTTCAGGCACTATTGAGGAAGTGAACGAAGAAAAGATGAAAATTAAAGTAATGGTTTCAATTTTTGGTAGAAAAACTCCACTTGAAATCGATTTTGTACAAGCTGAATTAGAAAAATAA
- the secE gene encoding preprotein translocase subunit SecE: MKEKIINFFQDVIKEMKKVTWPTKAELIESTKIVIVVCIVLALFTYVIDIIINQVFKGIF, encoded by the coding sequence ATGAAAGAAAAAATTATAAACTTTTTCCAGGATGTTATTAAGGAGATGAAAAAAGTTACCTGGCCTACCAAAGCCGAGCTAATAGAATCTACAAAAATTGTGATAGTTGTTTGCATTGTTTTAGCGCTTTTTACTTATGTCATTGATATAATAATTAACCAAGTATTTAAAGGTATTTTTTAG
- the rpmG gene encoding 50S ribosomal protein L33: MAKSNIRQIIILESTAGTGYRYSTTKNKRTHPARVEYKKYDPVVRKHVIFKETK, translated from the coding sequence ATGGCTAAAAGTAACATAAGACAAATTATTATTTTAGAAAGCACTGCCGGAACAGGCTACAGATATTCTACAACAAAAAACAAACGTACTCATCCAGCACGTGTTGAATATAAAAAATATGATCCAGTAGTAAGGAAGCATGTAATTTTTAAAGAAACTAAATGA
- a CDS encoding YifB family Mg chelatase-like AAA ATPase, translated as MLSKTLTSATYGIEAYLVEVETHVEKQIPGFIIVGLPDNAVRESRERVIAAIKNSNIKFPTKKITINLAPADIKKEGSSFDLSIAIGILAAEELVSDKFLSDSIFLGELSLDGTLRHIKGALPIAVEARKKGIKRIVLPKESASEAAIVDEIDVFGFENLNEVISFLNEEIQPKKTLTDKDELFSAINNYHLDFSDVKGQENVKRALEVAAAGAHNILMIGPPGSGKTMLAKRLPSILPPLTFNEALETTKIHSIAGILPKNKAIITERPFRSPHHTVSDAALVGGGSFPKPGEVSFAHFGVLFLDELPEFKKNVLEVLRQPLEDAKVTVSRSKLSLEFPANFMLAAAMNPCPCGFYTDPNKECTCAPPQIQRYMAKISGPLLDRIDIHIEVPAVKYKELSSKMIGEKSEEIRKRVITARQIQLNRFNDLKHIFNNGDMGSKEVRTFCKLNEPGEELLKTAMTKLGLSARAYDRILKVSRTIADLENSQDILPQHISEAIQYRSLDRELWKH; from the coding sequence ATGTTATCAAAAACATTAACCAGTGCAACTTATGGAATAGAGGCATACCTTGTTGAAGTTGAAACTCATGTTGAAAAACAAATACCAGGTTTTATAATTGTTGGCTTGCCTGATAATGCAGTGCGTGAAAGTCGTGAAAGAGTAATAGCTGCAATAAAAAATTCAAACATAAAATTTCCCACTAAAAAAATTACAATAAATCTTGCCCCCGCAGATATTAAAAAAGAGGGCAGCTCATTTGATCTTTCAATTGCAATCGGAATTCTTGCTGCTGAAGAATTAGTCTCAGATAAATTTCTTTCAGATTCTATTTTTCTTGGAGAGCTTTCTCTTGACGGCACTTTACGTCACATTAAAGGTGCCCTTCCCATTGCTGTTGAAGCAAGAAAAAAAGGTATAAAACGAATTGTTTTACCGAAAGAATCTGCCAGTGAAGCAGCGATTGTTGATGAGATTGATGTATTTGGATTTGAAAATTTAAATGAAGTAATTTCATTTTTGAATGAAGAAATTCAACCTAAAAAAACACTTACTGATAAAGATGAGTTATTTTCGGCAATTAATAATTATCATCTGGATTTTTCAGATGTTAAAGGACAGGAGAATGTAAAGCGAGCACTTGAAGTTGCCGCAGCCGGCGCACACAATATTCTTATGATTGGTCCACCGGGTTCAGGTAAAACGATGCTTGCTAAACGATTGCCATCCATACTTCCACCATTAACTTTTAATGAAGCTTTGGAAACTACCAAAATTCATTCTATTGCAGGTATCTTACCAAAGAATAAAGCTATTATAACAGAGAGACCTTTTAGAAGTCCACATCACACTGTTAGTGATGCTGCTTTAGTTGGAGGCGGCTCTTTTCCTAAGCCGGGTGAAGTTTCTTTTGCACATTTTGGAGTTTTATTTTTAGATGAGCTGCCTGAATTCAAAAAAAATGTTCTTGAAGTTTTACGTCAGCCTTTAGAAGATGCGAAAGTAACCGTTAGTCGTTCAAAATTGTCATTAGAGTTTCCGGCAAACTTTATGCTTGCTGCCGCAATGAATCCTTGCCCTTGCGGTTTTTACACAGATCCTAATAAGGAGTGTACTTGCGCACCTCCACAGATTCAAAGATATATGGCAAAAATTTCAGGTCCGTTATTAGATAGAATTGATATTCACATAGAAGTGCCCGCAGTAAAGTATAAAGAACTTTCTTCTAAAATGATTGGAGAAAAGTCAGAAGAAATCAGAAAAAGAGTTATAACTGCAAGGCAAATTCAGTTGAATAGGTTTAATGATCTTAAGCATATTTTTAACAATGGTGATATGGGATCAAAAGAAGTAAGAACATTCTGTAAATTAAATGAACCGGGTGAAGAGTTATTAAAAACTGCTATGACAAAATTAGGACTTTCTGCAAGGGCTTATGATAGAATACTAAAAGTTAGCAGAACAATAGCTGACCTGGAAAACTCGCAGGATATTTTGCCTCAACATATCAGTGAGGCAATTCAATATAGAAGTCTTGATAGAGAATTGTGGAAACATTAA
- the nuoI gene encoding NADH-quinone oxidoreductase subunit NuoI — protein sequence MSEKNIPAKKRIKDLTLLEKVYVPEIFKGLALTIKTMFRPKFTMEYPEEKFVPPASYRGRPILVMENNGEERCVACGLCARVCPPLAIEVQASETENEKERYPVRFEINMLRCIFCGFCEEVCPEEAIIMSMDYELAFTNREDAIYGKDKLLIPVNQLNNKIGFLRDYR from the coding sequence ATGTCAGAAAAAAATATTCCTGCTAAGAAAAGAATCAAAGACTTAACCTTATTGGAAAAAGTATATGTTCCGGAAATTTTTAAAGGATTAGCTCTTACAATAAAAACAATGTTCAGACCAAAATTTACTATGGAATATCCTGAAGAAAAATTTGTTCCCCCGGCATCATATCGCGGCAGACCGATCCTGGTAATGGAAAATAATGGAGAAGAAAGATGTGTAGCCTGTGGTTTGTGTGCAAGAGTATGTCCTCCGTTAGCTATTGAAGTACAAGCTTCCGAAACTGAAAATGAAAAAGAAAGATATCCGGTTCGGTTTGAGATTAATATGTTACGATGTATCTTTTGCGGCTTTTGCGAAGAAGTATGCCCTGAAGAAGCTATTATAATGAGCATGGATTATGAACTAGCATTTACAAACAGAGAAGATGCTATATATGGAAAGGATAAACTGCTGATTCCAGTTAATCAGTTAAATAATAAGATAGGCTTTCTCAGAGATTATAGATAG
- the nuoH gene encoding NADH-quinone oxidoreductase subunit NuoH encodes MEALGNFLWSIISFYNFLLIRIVIILVLMLLTAAYLVYFERKISAWIQDRLGPNRVGWKGSLQSFADVFKLLLKEDIVPDNANKMIHTLAPMLALFVAFTTYAVIPIGPGINIAGYEIPLVIADVNIGILYILALTSLGVYAITFAGWSSGSKYSLLGGIRSSAQMISYEISMGFSIGGVVLLSESLRPIAIVESQSGWMWNAFVQPIGFITFLVSAFAETNRLPFDLPEAEPELVGGYHTEYSSMKFAAFFLAEYANMLIASTLIVTLYLGGWQIPYIETLGLSSGLVVALQIAAFLLKVALLLFFFIWVRWTIPRFRYDQLMSLGWKVMFPLSLINIVWVALLIMIFKM; translated from the coding sequence ATGGAAGCACTCGGAAATTTTCTATGGTCGATAATTAGCTTTTACAATTTTTTGTTAATTAGAATTGTAATAATACTTGTCTTGATGCTTTTAACTGCTGCTTATCTTGTTTATTTCGAAAGAAAAATAAGCGCATGGATACAGGATAGATTAGGTCCTAACCGTGTAGGCTGGAAAGGCTCTTTACAATCTTTTGCGGATGTATTTAAGCTTTTACTTAAAGAAGATATCGTTCCTGATAACGCAAATAAAATGATACATACGCTTGCACCAATGCTTGCATTGTTTGTAGCATTTACAACTTATGCTGTTATACCAATTGGACCTGGAATCAATATTGCAGGATATGAAATTCCATTGGTTATTGCAGATGTTAATATTGGAATCTTATATATACTTGCTCTTACCTCACTTGGCGTTTATGCAATAACTTTTGCCGGCTGGTCATCAGGAAGTAAATATTCTTTACTTGGTGGTATTCGTTCTTCTGCTCAGATGATTTCTTATGAAATTTCAATGGGGTTTTCAATTGGCGGAGTTGTTCTTTTATCTGAATCATTAAGACCAATAGCTATCGTGGAATCTCAATCAGGATGGATGTGGAATGCTTTTGTTCAACCAATCGGATTTATAACATTTCTTGTTTCTGCTTTTGCTGAAACAAACCGCTTACCATTTGACTTACCTGAAGCAGAACCTGAACTTGTAGGCGGATATCATACTGAATACAGCAGTATGAAGTTTGCAGCATTCTTTCTTGCAGAGTACGCAAATATGTTAATTGCAAGCACACTAATAGTAACTCTTTATTTAGGAGGTTGGCAAATTCCGTATATCGAAACATTAGGATTGTCTTCAGGGCTGGTTGTAGCTCTTCAGATAGCGGCTTTCCTCTTAAAAGTTGCTTTGCTTTTATTTTTCTTTATTTGGGTAAGATGGACTATCCCAAGATTCAGGTACGATCAATTAATGAGTTTAGGCTGGAAAGTTATGTTCCCGCTTTCATTGATAAATATTGTTTGGGTTGCACTTTTAATAATGATATTTAAGATGTAG
- a CDS encoding molybdopterin-dependent oxidoreductase: MPKIKIDGKEIEFKQGQTIIEAAKDYGIEIAHFCWHPKLSVSGNCRMCLVEVEKMPKLVIACATTAADGMVVRTQSDKSLAARNAVMEFFLINHPLDCPICDEAGECKLQDYTYKHSVGESRFVEEKVKKGKRIQIGPYVMFDADRCIMCSRCIRFCDEIAKDPELTFTKRGDRVFLTTYPGEKLDNLYSMNVVDICPVGALTNSDFRFKSRVWEMSLTNSVCTGCARGCNIELWVRNNEVLRLVPKYNEDVNSYWMCDHGRVNTFKFVNAESRVDGPHIRVEGNLIRVGWDEAFAEAASRLKGFGKDEIAVLGSAFTTVEDNYIAAKFAKSVLGTGNLDFVRHVDPTFGDDILRRNDITPNSFGAELAGIKPSKNGNDFNGIIKAIKEGKIKALYILEDDLIAANPELENIFAKLDLLIVHATNFNKTTVLADIVFPASTYAEKNGTFVNFSGRVQRIRPAVATLDVDRALEGMSMSRWDKFGTKFDRWAQGKHFDARSSWKIIVGLASAMGHKMKYGMAEEVFLDLAANDQVFNRLDYDILGELGVQLNNVNSKSSDKN, translated from the coding sequence ATGCCTAAAATTAAAATAGATGGAAAAGAAATAGAATTTAAACAAGGTCAAACAATAATTGAGGCAGCAAAAGATTACGGAATTGAAATTGCCCACTTCTGCTGGCATCCAAAACTTTCTGTATCAGGCAATTGCAGAATGTGTCTTGTTGAAGTTGAAAAAATGCCTAAACTTGTAATAGCCTGCGCAACAACCGCTGCCGATGGAATGGTTGTCAGAACTCAATCTGATAAATCTCTTGCAGCCCGAAATGCTGTTATGGAGTTCTTTCTTATCAATCATCCGCTTGATTGCCCAATTTGTGATGAAGCAGGAGAATGCAAATTGCAGGACTATACCTATAAACATAGTGTTGGTGAAAGCAGATTTGTAGAAGAGAAAGTAAAAAAAGGTAAAAGAATTCAGATCGGACCTTATGTAATGTTTGATGCTGATAGATGTATTATGTGTTCGAGATGTATTAGATTTTGTGATGAGATAGCAAAAGACCCTGAGCTGACATTTACAAAAAGAGGTGATAGGGTTTTCCTTACAACTTATCCCGGCGAAAAACTAGATAATTTATATTCAATGAATGTTGTAGATATTTGTCCGGTTGGTGCATTAACAAACAGTGATTTTAGATTTAAATCACGAGTATGGGAAATGTCCCTCACAAACTCGGTTTGTACCGGCTGTGCTCGTGGATGCAACATTGAACTATGGGTAAGAAACAATGAAGTGTTGAGGCTGGTACCAAAATATAATGAAGATGTAAACAGCTATTGGATGTGTGATCACGGCAGAGTTAATACTTTTAAATTTGTAAATGCTGAAAGCAGAGTTGATGGACCCCATATAAGAGTTGAAGGAAATTTGATTAGAGTTGGATGGGATGAAGCTTTTGCAGAAGCAGCATCCAGATTAAAAGGATTTGGTAAAGATGAGATCGCAGTACTTGGTTCTGCTTTTACTACTGTTGAAGATAATTATATTGCAGCCAAGTTTGCTAAATCGGTTTTAGGAACCGGAAATTTAGATTTTGTAAGGCATGTAGATCCAACATTTGGTGATGATATTTTAAGAAGAAATGATATTACTCCTAATTCTTTTGGTGCTGAATTAGCAGGCATTAAGCCTTCTAAAAACGGAAATGATTTTAATGGAATTATTAAAGCCATTAAAGAAGGAAAAATAAAAGCTCTTTATATTCTTGAAGATGATTTAATTGCTGCAAATCCTGAATTAGAAAATATATTTGCAAAACTTGATTTACTAATTGTACATGCTACCAATTTTAATAAAACAACAGTGCTTGCAGATATTGTCTTTCCTGCTTCAACTTATGCGGAAAAGAACGGTACGTTTGTTAATTTTAGTGGAAGAGTTCAGAGAATCCGCCCAGCTGTTGCTACATTAGATGTTGATCGGGCGTTAGAAGGAATGTCGATGAGTCGTTGGGATAAATTCGGTACTAAATTCGACCGTTGGGCACAAGGTAAACATTTTGATGCAAGGTCCAGCTGGAAAATTATAGTTGGGCTTGCTTCTGCAATGGGGCACAAAATGAAATATGGCATGGCTGAAGAAGTATTTCTTGACCTTGCCGCCAATGATCAAGTGTTTAATAGATTAGATTATGATATACTTGGAGAACTCGGTGTACAATTAAATAATGTAAACTCAAAATCTTCTGACAAAAATTAG
- a CDS encoding pitrilysin family protein: MDNCKVTTLSNGVKVVSEFIPHLKSFSLGFWFNIGARDENRHNNGISHFVEHMLFKGTKTRTAKQISDTIESYGGYLNAFTSKEHTCYYGRGLSENFKKTFVVLADMIQNPLFKDSHIKKESGVVIDELKDIDDNPEELIFDKFEEAIFNGHSLSYPIIGTEKNLLLFNAQSLHQFHKTNYCSDNLMIAVSGAIEHEEAVRLADKYFTNKKNSSNPKRKSIFKHSVCDVLIEKEIQQVHSIIGRKTYGFNDSRRHKLKVLSTLLGDGSSSRLFQAVREKLGMTYQINTFLNSYQDVSSFGVYFSTNDKQAGKVSEIVYREFKKLRNEEVKLKELNRVKEYIKGNTLMSLENTTNRMIRLANSINHYGKVVPVEYILNKIDSVSLHDIQKLSVEVLDESTLSKIVICSKNNSLKNAA; encoded by the coding sequence GTGGATAATTGTAAAGTAACGACACTTTCAAACGGTGTAAAAGTTGTGTCAGAATTTATTCCCCATCTAAAATCTTTTTCGTTGGGATTTTGGTTTAATATTGGTGCTCGAGATGAAAATCGCCACAATAATGGTATCTCACATTTTGTTGAGCATATGCTATTTAAAGGAACAAAAACCAGAACTGCAAAACAAATCTCAGATACAATTGAATCATACGGCGGCTATCTGAATGCGTTTACTTCAAAAGAACATACATGTTATTATGGCAGAGGACTTTCTGAAAATTTTAAAAAAACTTTTGTTGTTCTTGCAGATATGATTCAGAATCCATTATTCAAAGACTCACATATCAAAAAAGAATCTGGTGTTGTAATAGATGAGTTAAAAGATATTGATGATAATCCTGAAGAATTAATTTTTGATAAATTCGAGGAAGCGATTTTTAATGGTCATAGTTTAAGTTATCCGATAATTGGTACAGAAAAAAATCTGTTATTATTTAATGCACAAAGTCTTCATCAGTTTCATAAAACAAATTATTGCTCCGATAATCTTATGATTGCTGTATCGGGTGCAATAGAACACGAAGAAGCAGTTAGACTTGCTGATAAGTATTTTACAAATAAAAAAAATTCATCAAACCCCAAAAGAAAAAGTATCTTTAAACATTCTGTTTGTGATGTTTTAATCGAAAAAGAAATTCAACAGGTACATTCAATCATCGGAAGAAAAACTTATGGATTTAATGATTCGCGAAGACATAAATTAAAAGTTCTTTCTACTTTACTTGGTGATGGAAGTTCATCAAGATTATTTCAGGCGGTAAGAGAAAAGCTTGGTATGACTTATCAAATAAATACTTTTTTAAATTCATATCAGGATGTGTCATCATTTGGAGTTTACTTTTCTACAAACGATAAACAAGCCGGCAAAGTAAGTGAAATTGTATATCGGGAATTTAAAAAACTGAGAAATGAAGAAGTAAAATTGAAAGAACTTAACAGGGTAAAAGAATATATTAAAGGCAATACTTTAATGAGTCTTGAAAATACAACCAACAGAATGATAAGATTGGCAAATTCAATCAATCATTATGGAAAAGTTGTTCCGGTTGAGTATATATTAAATAAAATCGATTCGGTAAGTTTACACGATATTCAAAAACTTTCTGTAGAAGTTCTTGATGAATCAACATTAAGTAAGATAGTTATTTGTTCAAAAAATAATTCATTAAAAAACGCAGCTTAG
- a CDS encoding aminotransferase class I/II-fold pyridoxal phosphate-dependent enzyme: MINKIVPAVRTENITYAVRDIVVLANQVAKTGKEMLYLNIGDPNIYDFAPPKYLVDATYEAMLKNLNGYAPSSGIKEAVVAIEKEADRKGITNVHDIFVTTGASEAIDICLTALVNDGENVLTPTPGYPLYTAIASKLQMIENPYYLDESNGWLPDIDDIKSKINDKTRAIILINPNNPTGSIYTEENLRQIIDLALKHNLVIFADEIYDKLLFDGKKQISIGALNKDVSCITFGGLSKNYMVPGFRIGWGIVSGRKEVLADYIEAINKILRARLSANHPEQYGIKPCLEGNQDHLFDAMKKLSSRRDLTVEMLNAIPGISCVKPEGAFYAFPKLEMKQPDNHFVAELIKETGVVVVPGSGFGQVPGTKHFRVVFLPNEQILEKAYKAIGSFFVKYQEKYPDLVEA, encoded by the coding sequence ATGATAAATAAAATAGTTCCTGCAGTAAGGACAGAAAATATAACCTATGCAGTGAGAGATATTGTTGTTCTTGCCAATCAGGTTGCAAAAACTGGAAAAGAAATGTTATATCTAAATATCGGTGATCCGAATATTTACGATTTTGCCCCGCCTAAATATCTTGTTGATGCAACTTATGAAGCAATGTTAAAAAACCTGAATGGTTATGCTCCTTCATCAGGAATAAAAGAAGCAGTAGTTGCAATCGAAAAGGAAGCAGACCGGAAGGGCATTACAAATGTTCACGATATTTTTGTAACAACCGGTGCAAGTGAAGCAATTGATATTTGCTTGACTGCTTTGGTTAATGATGGTGAAAATGTTCTTACACCAACTCCGGGTTATCCACTTTACACTGCAATTGCAAGCAAATTACAGATGATAGAGAATCCCTACTATCTTGATGAATCAAATGGCTGGCTGCCTGATATTGATGATATTAAATCAAAGATCAATGATAAAACTAGAGCTATCATTCTGATTAATCCCAATAATCCAACTGGTTCAATTTATACAGAAGAAAACCTGCGACAGATTATTGATCTGGCACTTAAACACAACTTAGTAATCTTTGCTGATGAAATTTATGATAAACTTTTATTTGATGGAAAGAAACAAATTTCAATCGGCGCATTAAATAAGGATGTATCTTGTATTACTTTTGGCGGATTGTCGAAAAATTATATGGTTCCTGGTTTTAGAATAGGCTGGGGAATTGTTAGCGGAAGAAAAGAAGTTCTTGCTGATTATATTGAAGCAATTAATAAAATCCTGCGTGCCAGATTATCTGCAAATCATCCTGAACAATATGGAATTAAACCTTGTCTTGAAGGAAATCAAGATCATCTTTTTGATGCAATGAAAAAATTATCCAGCAGAAGAGATTTAACTGTTGAAATGTTAAATGCAATTCCAGGAATTTCTTGTGTTAAACCAGAAGGTGCGTTTTATGCTTTCCCAAAATTAGAGATGAAGCAACCTGATAATCATTTTGTTGCAGAGCTAATAAAAGAAACCGGAGTTGTTGTTGTTCCCGGCAGCGGTTTTGGACAGGTACCGGGCACAAAACATTTTCGTGTAGTATTTTTACCTAATGAACAGATTCTTGAAAAAGCATACAAAGCAATTGGAAGTTTCTTTGTTAAGTATCAGGAAAAATATCCTGATTTAGTTGAAGCTTAA